In the Kribbella sp. NBC_00482 genome, one interval contains:
- a CDS encoding TetR/AcrR family transcriptional regulator: MSPRATPLPPEERRAAILAAAMPLLEEFGTEVSTKQIAEAAGIAEGTIFRAFGSKDALIEAAMATVFDPSDLIRALEQVDRTLPLRERTVVAVEIGQKRLRGVFKLLFALRIRRPPEFKHSTPMDEARRKRQNDLANAAFADLLRPDADQFRVPPEEIVRMIGLLTFSATHPMISGGHVLTAEEIVDFAFDGVRKHHTGQPPASEDIVGFALDGARHHDSGDD, encoded by the coding sequence GTGAGCCCACGAGCAACCCCACTGCCCCCCGAGGAACGGCGCGCTGCCATCCTCGCGGCCGCGATGCCGTTGCTGGAGGAGTTCGGCACCGAGGTCAGCACCAAGCAGATCGCCGAGGCGGCGGGGATCGCCGAGGGGACGATCTTCCGTGCGTTCGGCAGCAAGGACGCGCTGATCGAGGCCGCGATGGCGACCGTGTTCGACCCCTCGGACCTGATCCGGGCCCTCGAGCAGGTCGATCGCACGCTGCCGTTGCGGGAGCGAACCGTTGTCGCGGTCGAGATCGGCCAGAAGCGGCTGCGCGGTGTGTTCAAACTGCTCTTCGCGCTGCGGATCCGCCGGCCACCCGAGTTCAAGCACTCGACACCGATGGACGAGGCCCGGCGCAAACGTCAGAACGACCTGGCCAACGCCGCGTTCGCCGACCTGCTCCGGCCGGATGCCGATCAGTTCCGGGTGCCCCCGGAGGAGATCGTCCGGATGATCGGCCTGCTCACGTTCTCGGCCACCCACCCAATGATTTCCGGCGGCCACGTGCTGACCGCCGAGGAGATCGTCGACTTCGCCTTCGACGGTGTCCGCAAGCACCACACCGGTCAGCCACCGGCCTCCGAGGACATCGTCGGATTCGCGCTCGACGGTGCCCGCCATCACGATTCTGGGGATGATTGA
- a CDS encoding TetR/AcrR family transcriptional regulator, translated as MNQEHSGSGDPAKSLELLWRRRPTPTRGPKPALTVDGIVAVALKIADAEGLGAMSMRRVADELGVGAMTLYRYFPGKGELLDVMLDTVYGELPRRVVPGDWRAALDEVARENQELYLRHPWLLQVAINRPPLGPNVMAKYEWELTAVEGIGLTDLEMDATVALVNGYVHGAVRTAVEARQVIQRSGMTDKEWWLAHVPHLDQISDLEKFPLSSRVGTAVGNEFDAPYDAEHAFEYGLERLLDGVSALVGNRTAPEG; from the coding sequence ATGAATCAGGAACACAGCGGCAGCGGTGACCCCGCGAAGAGTCTCGAGCTGCTGTGGCGCCGCCGTCCCACGCCGACCCGCGGGCCGAAGCCGGCGCTGACCGTCGACGGGATCGTCGCGGTCGCCCTGAAGATCGCGGACGCCGAAGGTCTGGGCGCGATGTCGATGCGCCGGGTCGCCGACGAGCTCGGCGTCGGCGCGATGACGCTGTACCGCTACTTCCCGGGCAAGGGAGAGTTGCTCGACGTCATGCTCGACACCGTGTACGGCGAGCTGCCGCGTCGCGTCGTACCGGGGGACTGGCGGGCAGCGCTCGACGAGGTTGCTCGGGAGAACCAGGAGCTGTATCTGCGGCACCCGTGGTTGCTCCAGGTCGCGATCAACCGGCCGCCGCTCGGGCCGAACGTAATGGCGAAGTACGAGTGGGAGCTGACCGCGGTCGAGGGGATCGGGCTCACCGATCTCGAGATGGACGCGACCGTGGCTCTCGTCAACGGCTACGTGCACGGCGCCGTCCGTACGGCGGTGGAGGCGCGCCAGGTGATCCAGCGGTCCGGGATGACGGACAAGGAATGGTGGCTGGCTCACGTACCGCACCTGGATCAGATCAGCGACCTGGAGAAGTTCCCGCTCTCGTCCCGCGTCGGGACGGCCGTCGGGAATGAGTTCGATGCCCCTTATGATGCCGAACACGCGTTCGAGTACGGTCTGGAAAGGCTGCTGGACGGCGTGTCCGCGCTGGTCGGGAACCGGACTGCGCCGGAAGGGTAA
- a CDS encoding ABC transporter ATP-binding protein: protein MTAWNSLYHAMNAQDEKRPFSRATLQRILAFARPHRRYLVSFLVLSIGGAVLAVATPVLAGRVVDAIVGGKAFSVVLQLSLLIAAIAVAEAGLGMVTRWLSASIGEGLILDLRTAVFDHIQRMPIAFFTRTRTGALVSRLNNDVIGAQRAFSDTLSGVVSNLVMLVLTLVVMLGVSWQITLLALVILPVFVIPARRFGARLAGLQREAADYNATMSTQMTERFSAPGATLVKLFGRPARESLEFAVRARRVRDIGVRTAMVQWIFVTSLTLVSALALAVVYGLGGFYALRDQLDTGAVVAMALLLTRLYSPLTALASARLEVMTALVSFERVFEVLDLEPLIKDKPDAGRVPEGPVTVEFSGVSFAYPSADKVSLASLEEVAKLDTRGGVEVLHDVSFRAEPGQMVALVGSSGAGKSTIAQLIPRLYDVDSGTVKLAGVDVRDVSAESLRETLGMVTQDGHLFHDSIRENLLLARPEATEDDLWDALERARLGELIRSLPDQLETVVGERGYRLSGGERQRLTIARLLLAQPRVVILDEATAALDSTNEAAVQAALTEALSGRTAVVIAHRLSTIRAADQILVIESGQIVERGTHTSLLAAGGRYEELHRTQFDQPGTEEAETVPV, encoded by the coding sequence ATGACCGCGTGGAACTCGCTGTACCACGCGATGAACGCCCAGGACGAGAAGAGACCCTTCTCCCGAGCCACCCTGCAACGCATCCTCGCCTTCGCACGGCCGCACCGGCGGTATCTGGTCTCGTTCCTGGTGCTCAGCATCGGTGGTGCGGTGCTTGCGGTCGCCACGCCCGTGCTGGCCGGGCGCGTGGTCGACGCGATCGTCGGCGGCAAGGCCTTCAGCGTCGTACTGCAACTGTCGCTGCTGATCGCGGCCATCGCGGTCGCGGAGGCCGGGCTGGGAATGGTCACCCGCTGGCTGTCCGCGAGCATCGGCGAGGGACTGATCCTCGACCTGCGGACCGCGGTGTTCGACCACATCCAGCGGATGCCGATCGCATTCTTCACCCGCACACGGACCGGCGCACTGGTCTCCCGGCTGAACAATGACGTGATCGGTGCGCAGCGAGCCTTCAGCGACACCCTGTCCGGTGTCGTCAGCAACCTGGTGATGCTGGTGCTGACGCTGGTGGTGATGTTGGGGGTGTCGTGGCAGATCACTCTGCTCGCGCTGGTCATCCTCCCGGTGTTCGTCATCCCCGCGCGCCGGTTCGGGGCCAGACTGGCCGGCCTGCAGCGGGAAGCGGCGGACTACAACGCGACCATGAGCACCCAGATGACCGAGCGGTTCTCGGCGCCGGGCGCGACGCTGGTCAAGCTGTTCGGGCGGCCGGCTCGCGAGTCCCTCGAGTTCGCGGTGCGGGCGCGGCGGGTGCGGGACATCGGCGTGCGCACCGCGATGGTGCAGTGGATCTTCGTCACCTCGCTCACGCTGGTGTCCGCTCTCGCGCTGGCGGTCGTCTACGGGCTGGGCGGGTTCTACGCGTTGCGTGACCAACTCGACACCGGAGCCGTCGTTGCGATGGCTTTGCTGCTCACCCGGTTGTACTCGCCGTTGACCGCGCTCGCGAGTGCGCGGCTCGAGGTGATGACCGCGCTCGTGAGCTTCGAGCGGGTCTTCGAGGTGCTGGACCTGGAGCCGCTGATCAAGGACAAGCCGGACGCGGGACGAGTGCCCGAGGGCCCGGTGACGGTGGAGTTCTCCGGCGTCAGCTTCGCGTACCCATCGGCGGACAAGGTGTCGCTCGCGTCCCTCGAGGAGGTCGCGAAGCTGGACACGCGCGGTGGCGTTGAGGTGCTGCACGACGTCTCGTTCCGTGCCGAGCCGGGGCAGATGGTGGCGCTGGTCGGTTCGTCGGGTGCCGGGAAGTCGACGATCGCGCAGCTGATTCCGCGGTTGTACGACGTGGACTCGGGGACCGTGAAGCTCGCCGGGGTCGACGTACGCGATGTCTCCGCGGAGTCGTTGCGGGAGACGCTGGGGATGGTCACGCAGGACGGGCATCTCTTCCACGACTCGATCCGGGAGAACCTGCTGCTCGCGCGCCCCGAGGCGACGGAGGACGACCTGTGGGACGCACTGGAGCGGGCTCGGCTGGGTGAGCTGATCCGTTCGCTGCCTGATCAGCTCGAGACGGTCGTGGGAGAGCGTGGGTACCGGCTGTCGGGTGGTGAGCGGCAGCGGCTGACGATTGCGCGGTTGCTGCTCGCGCAGCCGCGGGTGGTGATCCTCGACGAGGCGACCGCCGCGCTGGACTCGACGAACGAGGCCGCGGTGCAGGCAGCGCTGACCGAGGCGCTTTCCGGACGTACGGCGGTCGTGATCGCGCACCGGTTGTCGACCATCCGGGCCGCCGATCAGATCCTCGTGATCGAGTCCGGGCAGATCGTCGAACGCGGCACGCATACGAGCCTGCTCGCGGCCGGCGGCAGGTACGAGGAACTGCATCGGACCCAGTTCGACCAGCCCGGCACGGAAGAGGCCGAAACAGTTCCGGTCTGA
- a CDS encoding DEAD/DEAH box helicase, which yields MGTGQELAGCAVVFRPADPPRTSRVAFWDPDGSPLPLGVGDQVDLNLVGTGTELQGVRAVELPVAEAVPILGRMRRAPGAHPSAAFWGGASLVALQLVARGKLLPGVTAEGHDAWRVGPLDPDDITRVLELAEAMPASARALPLTTLRVPVAEELLREFLDAVADGMPRSPAAAKAHQTNLFTATAPQRADRLRTWADEVSAGLDTGVRISLRIELADSLAFSAVVQLHSLKDPTLVRDADDVWSDDVPGFGPRARIDATLAIRRAARVWQPLSRLLDSAVPDRMDLADEEVAELLAGFAQRLAAAGVDVHWPRSLGRKLTARAAITSADGPPSDLPGFFGGDRTLDFSWQVALGDDPLTEAELDQLAEATRPVVRLRDQWMLIDPELARKARERILKPVTAIDALGAALTGTTEIDGRQITVTPTKWLDDLRAKIADPDRADEPIEAPAGLQATLRDYQLRGLRWLSRMTSLGLGGCLADDMGLGKTITLISLHLHRQQSADTSGPTLVVCPASLLGNWEREVQRFAPGTPVRRFHGTSRSLDDAREGFVLTTYGTLRRDAVRLAEHPWALVVADEAQHVKNPSSGTAKALRTVPAQARVALTGTPVENNLSELWAILDWTTPGLLGRLGSFRNQWAQPIEADKDEEVAARLAKLVKPFLLRRKKSDPGIAPELPPKTETDQAVSLTREQVVLYEATVRELMAEVQASDRMARRGLIVKLLTGLKQICNHPAQYLKEPDDARLTGRSGKLELLDELLETIVAEDGAVLVFTQYVAMARLLERHLADRGIPTQLLHGGTPVARREEMVDRFQAGEVPVFLLSLKAAGTGLNLTRADHVVHFDRWWNPAVEDQATDRAYRIGQTRPVQVHRLIAEGTIEDRIAGMLAAKRELAEAVLSGGEAALTELSDAELADLVELRGGAR from the coding sequence GTGGGCACGGGGCAGGAGTTGGCTGGGTGTGCGGTGGTTTTCCGGCCGGCCGATCCACCACGCACGAGCCGAGTGGCGTTCTGGGATCCGGACGGCAGTCCACTCCCCCTCGGCGTCGGCGATCAGGTCGACCTGAACCTGGTCGGTACCGGAACGGAGTTGCAGGGCGTCCGCGCCGTCGAGTTGCCGGTCGCGGAGGCGGTTCCGATCCTCGGGCGGATGCGGCGGGCGCCTGGGGCACACCCGTCGGCGGCCTTCTGGGGTGGCGCGTCCCTCGTCGCCCTCCAACTGGTTGCCCGCGGCAAACTCCTCCCCGGTGTCACCGCCGAAGGTCACGACGCGTGGCGGGTCGGCCCGCTCGACCCCGACGACATCACCCGCGTGCTCGAACTCGCTGAAGCAATGCCCGCCTCAGCGCGAGCGCTCCCCCTCACGACCTTGCGGGTTCCTGTTGCTGAGGAGTTGTTGCGGGAGTTTCTGGACGCCGTGGCCGACGGCATGCCGCGCTCCCCCGCCGCAGCGAAGGCGCACCAGACCAACCTGTTCACGGCGACCGCGCCTCAGCGCGCCGACCGTCTGCGGACCTGGGCCGACGAGGTCTCTGCCGGACTCGACACCGGCGTACGAATCTCGCTCCGTATCGAGCTGGCCGACTCGCTCGCCTTCAGCGCCGTGGTCCAACTGCACAGCCTGAAGGACCCCACCCTCGTCAGAGACGCGGACGATGTCTGGTCCGACGACGTCCCCGGCTTCGGCCCGCGAGCACGCATCGACGCCACCCTGGCGATCCGCCGCGCAGCACGCGTCTGGCAACCACTCAGCCGCCTGCTCGACTCCGCCGTACCGGACCGGATGGACCTCGCGGACGAAGAGGTCGCCGAGCTGCTGGCCGGCTTCGCGCAGCGGCTCGCCGCAGCAGGCGTGGACGTGCACTGGCCACGCAGCCTCGGACGGAAGCTCACCGCACGCGCCGCGATCACGTCAGCGGACGGGCCGCCCAGCGATCTCCCAGGCTTCTTCGGCGGCGATCGCACCCTCGACTTCAGCTGGCAGGTGGCACTCGGCGACGACCCGCTGACCGAGGCCGAGCTCGACCAGCTCGCGGAAGCCACCCGGCCGGTCGTCCGGCTCCGGGACCAGTGGATGCTGATCGATCCCGAGCTCGCCCGCAAGGCCCGCGAACGCATCCTCAAACCGGTCACCGCCATCGACGCCCTCGGCGCCGCCCTCACCGGCACCACCGAGATCGACGGCCGGCAGATCACCGTCACACCGACCAAGTGGCTCGACGACCTCCGCGCCAAGATCGCTGACCCGGACCGCGCCGACGAACCGATCGAAGCGCCGGCCGGTCTGCAGGCGACCCTCCGCGACTACCAGCTGCGCGGTCTGCGCTGGCTGTCGCGGATGACGTCGCTCGGTCTCGGCGGCTGTCTCGCCGACGACATGGGCCTCGGCAAAACGATCACGCTCATCTCGCTCCACCTGCACCGCCAGCAGTCCGCCGACACCTCCGGTCCGACCCTGGTCGTCTGCCCGGCCTCGCTGCTCGGCAACTGGGAGCGGGAGGTGCAGCGCTTCGCTCCGGGCACACCGGTACGGCGCTTCCACGGCACGTCCCGTTCGCTCGACGACGCGCGGGAAGGCTTCGTGCTGACGACGTACGGGACGCTGCGGCGTGACGCCGTACGGCTGGCCGAGCATCCGTGGGCGCTCGTGGTGGCCGATGAGGCGCAGCATGTGAAGAACCCGTCGTCCGGTACGGCGAAGGCGCTGCGGACGGTGCCGGCCCAGGCGCGGGTGGCCTTGACCGGTACACCGGTGGAGAACAACCTGTCCGAGCTGTGGGCGATCCTCGACTGGACGACGCCCGGGCTGCTCGGCCGGCTCGGATCGTTCCGCAACCAGTGGGCGCAGCCGATCGAGGCCGACAAGGACGAGGAGGTCGCGGCGCGGCTCGCGAAGCTCGTCAAACCGTTCCTGCTCCGGCGGAAGAAGTCCGATCCCGGGATCGCACCCGAGCTGCCGCCGAAGACCGAGACAGACCAGGCGGTATCACTCACCCGCGAGCAGGTCGTGTTGTACGAGGCAACGGTTCGCGAGCTGATGGCGGAGGTCCAGGCAAGCGACCGGATGGCGCGGCGCGGACTGATCGTGAAGCTCCTCACCGGCCTGAAGCAGATCTGCAACCACCCCGCGCAGTACTTGAAGGAGCCCGACGACGCGCGGCTGACCGGTCGCTCGGGCAAGCTCGAACTGCTCGACGAACTGCTCGAGACGATCGTCGCCGAGGACGGCGCCGTGCTCGTCTTCACGCAGTACGTCGCGATGGCGCGACTGCTCGAACGACATCTCGCCGACCGCGGCATCCCGACCCAGCTCCTGCACGGCGGCACGCCGGTCGCGCGACGCGAGGAGATGGTCGACCGGTTCCAGGCCGGCGAGGTGCCCGTGTTCCTGCTGTCGCTGAAGGCGGCCGGGACCGGGCTGAACCTGACTCGCGCGGATCACGTCGTACATTTCGACCGCTGGTGGAATCCCGCGGTCGAGGACCAGGCGACCGACCGGGCGTACCGGATCGGGCAGACCCGGCCGGTGCAGGTCCACCGGTTGATTGCCGAAGGCACCATCGAGGACCGGATCGCCGGAATGCTTGCCGCCAAACGCGAGCTGGCCGAGGCCGTGCTGTCCGGCGGCGAGGCGGCACTGACCGAACTCTCCGACGCCGAACTGGCCGACCTCGTCGAGCTGCGGGGAGGTGCGCGATGA
- a CDS encoding SWIM zinc finger family protein translates to MTEAQGFPAFTAQHRSTRGRSWWARAWVQAMEDTSLDNGQLKKGRRYANSGQVGTITVSPGRIAATVYSPEDTYESVVHVDQLSDDDWHRFQEQVASRAGHIAALLDGEMPHNLVEAASDAGVTLLPGIGDLDPSCTCDAWELPCQHAAALCYQVAWLLDADPFVLLLLRGRSREALLDELQTTAAQPAEAGVDIADVLAGTPGDLPEPPELPAKVGPDELAVAGIEPPGDLGPQVLQLLVLDAARRARSILNALLHGTAEPQPLDDWQDAVRLATDFPQLVTTLTESTGRNLAPGIQAWQYGGAPGLDVLEHTWTPDPAELNRARTELLAADDDLTISASANQLTLGADTQLRLDRDGRWHPYRLVEETWIPAGPPSRDPLVVEW, encoded by the coding sequence ATGACCGAGGCGCAAGGCTTCCCGGCCTTCACAGCCCAACACCGCAGCACCCGGGGTCGGTCGTGGTGGGCCCGAGCCTGGGTACAGGCGATGGAAGACACCTCGCTGGACAACGGTCAACTCAAGAAGGGCCGCCGGTACGCGAACTCCGGCCAGGTCGGCACGATCACCGTCAGCCCCGGACGGATCGCGGCCACTGTCTACTCACCCGAGGACACGTACGAGTCCGTGGTCCACGTCGACCAACTGAGCGATGACGACTGGCACCGCTTCCAGGAGCAGGTTGCCTCGCGCGCCGGCCACATCGCGGCGTTGCTCGACGGCGAGATGCCGCACAACCTGGTCGAGGCGGCGTCCGATGCCGGTGTCACGCTGCTGCCGGGCATCGGCGATCTCGATCCGAGCTGCACGTGCGACGCCTGGGAACTCCCCTGCCAGCACGCTGCCGCGCTCTGTTACCAGGTCGCCTGGCTCCTCGACGCCGACCCGTTCGTGCTGCTGCTCCTCCGCGGCCGCTCCCGCGAAGCCCTGCTCGACGAACTGCAGACCACCGCGGCCCAGCCCGCCGAGGCCGGCGTCGACATCGCCGACGTACTGGCCGGCACGCCCGGCGATCTGCCCGAGCCGCCGGAGCTCCCGGCAAAGGTCGGCCCCGACGAACTCGCGGTTGCTGGAATCGAACCGCCCGGCGACCTCGGGCCGCAGGTGCTCCAGTTGCTCGTGCTCGACGCCGCCCGCCGAGCCCGATCGATCCTGAACGCGCTCCTCCACGGCACCGCCGAACCACAGCCGCTCGACGACTGGCAGGACGCCGTCCGCCTGGCGACGGACTTCCCGCAACTCGTCACGACGCTGACCGAGTCCACCGGACGGAACCTTGCCCCAGGCATCCAAGCCTGGCAGTACGGCGGCGCACCCGGTCTCGACGTACTTGAGCACACCTGGACGCCCGATCCGGCCGAGCTCAACCGGGCCCGCACGGAGCTGCTCGCCGCGGACGACGACCTGACCATCAGCGCGTCGGCGAACCAGTTGACGCTCGGCGCCGACACGCAGCTCCGACTCGACCGGGATGGCCGCTGGCATCCGTACCGGCTCGTTGAGGAGACCTGGATCCCGGCCGGTCCGCCGTCCAGGGATCCGCTCGTCGTCGAGTGGTGA
- a CDS encoding DUF4232 domain-containing protein, with product MADLSFTATNYDAPGEDVRHLMLVATNKSAKKCDVQNYPEVTLGNAKGHAPVKQGTDAGEAVTLAPGAKAYAGVLATGGQMDTYPVKFMTVGLGSPGGEAEAEKPVRVKMPVTSFEADDGQRVTYWAGTEGLAMRPVTQS from the coding sequence ATGGCCGACCTGTCTTTCACCGCCACGAACTACGACGCGCCGGGCGAAGACGTTCGGCACCTCATGCTCGTGGCGACGAACAAGAGCGCCAAGAAGTGCGACGTACAGAACTATCCCGAGGTCACTCTCGGCAACGCCAAGGGCCACGCCCCGGTCAAGCAGGGGACCGACGCCGGCGAGGCAGTCACCCTCGCTCCCGGCGCGAAGGCGTACGCCGGCGTGCTCGCCACCGGCGGCCAGATGGACACCTATCCCGTGAAGTTCATGACCGTCGGCCTCGGCAGCCCCGGCGGCGAGGCCGAGGCGGAGAAGCCGGTCAGGGTGAAGATGCCTGTCACCTCTTTCGAGGCCGACGACGGCCAGCGCGTCACGTACTGGGCGGGCACCGAGGGCCTCGCCATGCGTCCCGTCACCCAGTCCTGA
- a CDS encoding GNAT family N-acetyltransferase — protein sequence MSITWNTRVETLSDLAPLRDLTRDAFGRQFEVDFLDALRADPVAWIPGLSFVATTSDDEPIAYALLTRCHVDDVPVLSLGPVAVLPAYQRQGAGGAAVRAALATARDRPEPAAVVLGHAEYYPRFGFRQATGFGIHHPQYDGPNLMAIALGNHTVPTGTLTYPVTG from the coding sequence TTGTCCATCACCTGGAACACCCGTGTCGAGACTCTGTCCGACCTCGCACCTCTCCGCGACCTGACCCGCGACGCCTTCGGACGGCAGTTCGAGGTCGACTTCCTGGACGCGCTCCGCGCCGACCCGGTCGCCTGGATTCCCGGGCTGTCGTTCGTCGCGACCACGTCCGACGACGAGCCGATCGCCTACGCACTCCTCACGCGTTGTCACGTCGACGACGTACCGGTCCTCTCGCTCGGGCCGGTCGCCGTGCTTCCGGCGTACCAACGGCAAGGCGCCGGCGGGGCCGCCGTACGAGCCGCTTTGGCGACGGCGCGTGACCGGCCCGAGCCTGCGGCGGTCGTCCTCGGCCACGCGGAGTACTACCCGCGGTTCGGTTTCCGGCAGGCCACCGGGTTCGGCATTCACCATCCGCAGTACGACGGGCCGAACCTGATGGCGATTGCTCTCGGCAACCACACGGTCCCGACCGGAACGCTCACCTACCCGGTCACCGGCTGA
- a CDS encoding ABC transporter substrate-binding protein yields MTRRLALNRFISGTRRRTAAGIGAAVVAVALVGTACSPVEPAGGDNPTSGQSSAGQDVFGEAADAAQVKQGGTLTVALSADPDKLDPTLSRSLYSRYVFHTMCEKLYDLGPDAKLVPQLATALPTISPDGLSLTIPLKEGVKFADGGTFDSNAVKISLNRDLTLAGSARKSELGPVTSIETPDPKTVVIKLSKPFAPLAAALADRAGMVLSPAAVAKLGANFSSAPVCVGPFKFASRVAQNSIKVVKDPQYYDAAKVHLDAIEYRIITDSSIRSANLKSGDAQVADSLSSQDAPTLQKDDSVSVLQSQSLGYQGLTINVGNANGVGNPMKPLDTPIAKDPKVRQALALAIDREALVKSIFNGLNTVACSPISPKSEFTSDAAQVCPAHDPAKAKQLLADAGVTTPYKVEMVTSNNPDSLRLAQALQGMVKDAGFDLVIKPVEYAALLDQQDRGDFELLQLGWSGRVDPDANIYNFVGTTGSQNVSGYSNPALDKLLTDARQSTDQAERVKLYGQVTTLLQQDDPIIYMYRQRNLTGVSKKLLGIQVYPDGVIRTAFAGFAK; encoded by the coding sequence ATGACTCGTCGACTCGCACTGAACCGTTTCATCTCCGGCACCCGCCGCCGTACCGCGGCTGGGATCGGCGCGGCCGTCGTTGCGGTGGCCCTGGTCGGGACGGCCTGCTCGCCGGTCGAGCCGGCCGGCGGTGACAATCCGACGAGCGGTCAGTCGTCAGCCGGGCAGGACGTGTTCGGCGAGGCGGCCGACGCCGCGCAGGTGAAGCAGGGCGGCACGCTGACGGTCGCGCTGTCCGCCGACCCGGACAAGCTCGACCCGACGCTGTCGCGCAGCCTGTACTCGCGGTACGTCTTCCACACCATGTGCGAGAAGCTGTACGACCTCGGCCCGGACGCGAAGCTGGTCCCGCAGCTCGCGACCGCGCTGCCGACGATCTCGCCCGACGGACTCAGCCTGACGATCCCGCTGAAGGAGGGCGTGAAGTTCGCCGACGGCGGCACGTTCGACTCGAACGCGGTCAAGATCTCGCTGAACCGGGATCTCACGCTGGCCGGCTCGGCGCGCAAGAGCGAGCTCGGCCCGGTCACCTCGATCGAGACGCCGGACCCGAAGACCGTCGTCATCAAGCTCTCGAAGCCGTTCGCCCCGCTGGCCGCCGCGCTGGCCGACCGGGCCGGGATGGTGCTCAGCCCGGCCGCGGTCGCGAAGCTCGGTGCGAACTTCTCCAGCGCGCCGGTCTGCGTCGGCCCGTTCAAGTTCGCCAGCCGGGTCGCGCAGAACTCGATCAAGGTCGTCAAGGACCCGCAGTACTACGACGCCGCCAAGGTGCACCTGGACGCGATCGAGTACCGGATCATCACCGACTCCAGCATCCGCTCGGCGAACCTGAAGTCCGGCGACGCGCAGGTCGCGGACTCGTTGTCGTCGCAGGACGCGCCGACGCTGCAGAAGGACGACAGCGTCAGCGTGCTGCAGTCGCAGTCGCTCGGGTACCAGGGCCTGACCATCAACGTTGGGAACGCCAACGGGGTCGGCAACCCGATGAAGCCGCTCGACACCCCGATCGCGAAGGACCCGAAGGTCCGGCAGGCGCTGGCGCTGGCCATCGACCGGGAAGCGCTCGTGAAGTCGATCTTCAACGGGCTCAACACGGTCGCCTGCTCGCCGATCTCGCCGAAGAGCGAGTTCACCTCCGACGCGGCGCAGGTCTGCCCGGCGCACGATCCCGCGAAGGCCAAGCAGTTGCTGGCCGACGCCGGCGTGACCACGCCGTACAAGGTCGAGATGGTCACGTCGAACAACCCGGACAGTCTGCGGCTCGCGCAGGCGCTGCAGGGGATGGTGAAGGACGCCGGGTTCGACCTGGTCATCAAGCCGGTCGAGTACGCCGCTCTGCTGGACCAGCAGGACCGTGGTGACTTCGAGCTCCTGCAGCTCGGCTGGTCGGGCCGGGTCGACCCGGACGCGAACATCTACAACTTCGTCGGCACCACCGGCAGCCAGAACGTCTCCGGCTACAGCAACCCGGCCCTCGACAAGCTGCTCACCGACGCGCGCCAGTCCACGGACCAGGCCGAGCGCGTGAAGCTCTACGGCCAGGTCACCACCTTGCTGCAGCAGGACGACCCGATCATCTACATGTACCGCCAGCGCAACCTGACCGGCGTCTCCAAGAAGCTCCTCGGCATCCAGGTCTACCCGGACGGCGTGATCCGAACGGCCTTCGCAGGATTCGCGAAGTGA
- a CDS encoding ABC transporter permease, producing MRRYLLNRLWQSAVTLVLATIVVFAGVRALPGDPALALAGEDRDPESLRAIRQQYGLDQSWLVQFWQFVSHAARGDLGQSIRTGTPVRSMIVSALPVTIELSVLAILIASVIGVGAGVIAAVRRGRPAEWAANALALLGLSVPHFWLGLMAILYLSVALGLFPASGFVPFFTNPVANLHHLILPALILGTGLSAVIMRQTRSSMLDALSADYIRTAEAKGLSPKAVVGKHALRNSLIVVVTIVGLQLGALISGAVVTERIFALPGFGKLTVDAVFQRDYPVIQAVVLVTATAYIVINLLVDLLYSVIDPRIRVRGEA from the coding sequence GTGAGGCGGTACCTGCTCAATCGGTTGTGGCAGTCCGCGGTGACGCTCGTGCTCGCGACGATCGTGGTGTTCGCCGGGGTGCGGGCGTTGCCGGGCGATCCGGCGCTGGCGCTTGCGGGTGAGGATCGGGATCCGGAGTCGCTGCGGGCGATCCGGCAGCAGTACGGGCTGGACCAGTCGTGGCTCGTGCAGTTCTGGCAGTTCGTGAGTCATGCGGCGCGCGGTGATCTCGGGCAGTCGATCCGGACCGGTACGCCGGTGCGCTCGATGATCGTCAGCGCGCTGCCGGTGACGATCGAGCTGTCGGTGCTGGCGATCCTGATCGCGAGCGTGATCGGGGTCGGGGCCGGGGTGATCGCCGCCGTACGTCGTGGGCGTCCGGCGGAATGGGCCGCGAACGCGCTAGCACTGCTAGGACTGTCGGTGCCGCACTTCTGGCTCGGGCTGATGGCGATCCTGTACCTGTCCGTTGCCCTCGGCCTCTTCCCCGCCTCGGGTTTCGTCCCGTTCTTCACCAACCCGGTGGCGAACCTCCATCACCTGATCCTCCCGGCGCTGATCCTCGGCACCGGCCTCTCCGCCGTGATCATGCGCCAGACCAGGTCGTCGATGCTCGACGCCCTCTCGGCCGACTACATCCGTACGGCGGAAGCCAAGGGCCTCTCGCCCAAGGCCGTCGTCGGAAAGCATGCCCTGCGCAACAGCCTGATCGTGGTCGTGACGATCGTCGGCCTCCAACTGGGCGCGCTGATCTCCGGCGCGGTCGTCACCGAACGGATCTTCGCGCTCCCCGGTTTCGGCAAGCTGACCGTCGACGCCGTCTTCCAGCGCGACTACCCCGTCATCCAGGCGGTCGTCCTGGTGACCGCGACGGCGTACATCGTCATCAACCTGCTGGTCGATCTCCTGTACTCCGTCATCGACCCGCGGATCCGCGTACGAGGTGAGGCGTGA